GCCGTGGCGGCTTTTTCCCGGAGTGCCGTTTCCAGCGCCTGCTCTAGCGCCTCCGGCAAAGCGTGCTCGAGCCGTTGCAGGTCCAGCGCGCCCAGCTGCAGGTCCAGGTGCTCCAGGTAAAGGTGGGCCTGGGCGGGCGCGCACCGCTCCAAGGTGCGCTCCAGCACGGCCGGCAGCCAGTGCTGGCAGAGCTCGGCAAGCTGCCGCTGCACGGCCAGCCCTTCCGACTCTGTGCCGTTCATTTCAACGTGCACGTATTGCTGCTGAATGAGGTGCATCGCTACGGTATAGGCTGTTCAACTTGCCCAACGCAGCCCTTGTCCGTGATGGCCGTGAGCCGCACCGCGCCGCCGGGTTTTTGGAGCTGCGCTTCCACTTTCTGGCCCTGATAAAAAGGCTCCGTGGGCTGGGCGATAGAGGCATCCCAGATCCAAGCTGTAATCGACTCCTGGGGATATTTTCGACCTTGCCCGTGAACACAAACCCGTTGTTGTTGGCTTGCCGGTCGATGCTGATAGCGGGCTTTGGATTCGGGCCTTCGCAGAGCTTTTGATACTCGCTGCCGGTGCATTGATTGCGCTCTTGATTATCGAAAGCCGGCACTCGGGTTTCTTGGTTGTTTAGCCTGCGGTTAAGCAGAATGGCCCCGTTGAAGGGCGCGCCCGTGGCGTCGGGCTCGTTGGTGTAGCGCATCAGCAGACTAAAGGTGGGCGTGGGCTTGGCGACGGAAAAGGGCAGCTCCAGGCTAAACCGCTCACACAAAAAGTGCTCGATCCAAAGAATGCCGAACGGGTCAGTGGCGGCGGGCTCGTAGCTCAGCACCAAGCGGTTGGCCCCAGCTCGGCTCCGAATTCAGCTGTCAGCGCTTGCTGTATACGCTCATTCAGCTTCTTAATAGCCCCGCCAATGGCGTTGCGGAAGTTGCCGTTGAGCTGACCATTGGGGATCTGAACCAAGGTGGCGGCTCCTTCCAGCGCGAAGTCCTTGTCGTTGAAGCGAAACTTCACTTCGCCATCCTGCCGGTACGCCTCGTAGGGCGCGCCCTCCACCGGCGGCTGCAGCCACAACCGATAAGCACCCCGCCGCGACTGCCCGTCGCAGGGCAACTCGCAGGGTTGCTCGCAGCTGTGCTTGACCTCCACGGAAGCCGTGCATCCCTGCTGGTCTTCCACCTCAATGACGGCGGAAGTGCCACTCGCAATAGGCTCCGTGACAAGGCTATCACCCGTGACGGGCGCCCCCTTAAACAGGTAAGGCGGGGTGCCGCCCGTAATGCGAATAAAGGAGCGGTAAGCAGCCGAGCCCTCGCAGGTAAAGTCGGTTTCTTGGAGCAGCAGTTGGGGGGCAATTTCTACGCGCTGCGCTTCCGTAGTCGTGCCGGCCGCGTCCCGCAGCACTAAGCGGTGCGCCCCGACCGGCAGCGTAACGGGCCCATGGAGGGGCGCAAACTCGCCATCGTTTACTTGAACTTGGTAGGGCGCGGTGCCGCCGGTGGGGGTTATTTCTACGGCTGCGCCGTTATTGGCTGTCGTGCAGCCAAGCTGGGTGGTGAAGGCGAGCGGCTGACGGCAGGAGTGCTGCACGCGCTGGGTGGCGGTGCAGTGGCGGCTGTCGGTAATGATAATCTCCGTTTCCGTGTCGCCGGGCAACGCGTCGCTGAGGTAGGCGGTGCTATCCACCGTGCCCCGATTGGCCGAGAAAGGCGGGGTACCACCGCTGACCTGCATGCCAACCACGTATTCGTTGTTGTCGCCAACGCAGTCGAAAACAGGCTCCAGCAGGCGCAGTTGGGGGGCAATTACAACCGGCTGCGGCGCCGATTCCACCGCTTCCGCATCGCGTAGGGTAAGCGTGTGCGAGCCGGCACTCACCAGTATGGCTCCGCTGAGCGGCCGATACTCCTGGGTGTCCAGCTTGAGGCTGTAGGGCGGCAGGCCACCCTCGGGCGTCACTTGCACCTCAGCCTCGTTATTGGGATTGGTGCAACCGACTTGAATGGTAAACGTGGGCGGCGCTTTGGGCAGCACAAACTGCACCGGCGCGCAATCGGAGCAGCAGAGGTAAGGCAGGAAAAAGTCGGCGATAACCGTCCCGTCCGCCAATTCATTAACGGCCGCCGCAATCACTTTCTCGGCTTCATTCTGGGGCGCGGGTGGGGCTACGGCGCTCAGGTTGGGCGCCATGCCGGTGAGCGTGCCAAGGATAAAGCGCACGTCCTCATCCACTACCAGCTCCTTATTAGCGCTGATGCGCCCCAGAGCTTCCGATACCGCCTGCGAGTTGAGGCGGCCCGCCTCCGCAAGACTGGTAACGGCCCTCGTAAAAGCCGTGGCCGGCAGGTTGGTCAGATCAAACCGCCGCAGCCCCAGGCCGGGCCGCCGCTGGTCCGGGTCATCATGGTACACCACGATAAACGTACCGCCCAGCGGCACCCCGGCCTTGTGCTGAATACCGGGGTGTTGCCGCAAAAAGTAACTGAGAAACTGCTTTTGCTTCAGTTCAGTCAGGCGCCGTTGGTATTCAGTCAGCAAGGCGCGAAAAGCCTCCAGACGGCAGTTGTAGAGGATATCTTCCAGGCGGTCGTCGAGCTCTTCCCACCGCAGGAGGGCCGCGTTGCCCTCCAGGTTGGCCGTCGTCTCTTCGCGCTCCCGCTCGATGGCTTCCGTAACGCTGGCCAAGTCTTGGTGTCGTTTTTCTAAGCGCGCAAAATCCAGCTGCCGCAGGTCGGGAGTGAGTTGCTCGTATAACTTGGTGATGTAGACCAGCAGGTAGAAAATAATGGCGTTGGACTGCCCGACATTCTGGGTGTTTAAAAAGTTGATAATCACGCTGGGGTCCAGCTCCGGCAGGGCGCCCGCGGGCAGATTGCTGTACCAGTCCTCGAAAAACCGCCCCAGGGTTTGGGGCTGCACCAGAAAATCGGGCGCGCACTGCGCCAGCAAGGGCAGCTTGGGCTTGGCGGGCGCCGTTACTTTGGTGCGACGCTCAAAAGGCAGGTCATAGAAGTACTGCGTTTGCTTGCAGAGGAAGCACGTCAGCTCCGCTCTCAGCGTGTCGTAAAGTGTATCGAGGTCCTGGAACCGGCAGTCGGCGTCGCTCAGGTCCACGGGCATGGTGGCATCGAACGCGCCCGTGCGCAGGGCAATGATGTCGATGGGCAGGCGGTGGCGGGTTTTCAGCCCCAGCAGGGTCGTCAGCACCGACTGATAGTTCTTGCCCAAGTGCCCCTCGACGCGCAGGAAATTGTGCGGTTCCAGATCGTAGCGCAGAGGTTGTAACACAAACGTTGGGGGCGCGGGCGCGTACTCGTCGGCACGGTAGCTCAGGTTTTGGTTGGCCCGGCCGCGCCGAGTTTTTTGGGGACTCCATACCTGGTAGAGGGGCGGCGTGCCGGTTTGCTGGTAGTAATAGGGTATGGCCTTGTCGGAAATTGGCCCCGACCCCAACTGACTGGGCGTCAGGCGAATGTGCCCATCCACGCGGGAGCTAGTTGCCGCCTTGGGCAGGGGCGGATTGGTAGTGAACTGGGCCACCATTTCCACCAGGCGCTGAAATAGCCCGCTCACTTCCGTGCTCTGCTGCTCGCAGCCGCTGAGGGCCGCTGAAGACAAAAAAGATTGGCGGTACAAGGCCGCATTCGGCACCGAGGCTGGCTGCACAGCGCCCAGCATCAGGTGGCGCGGAAACAGCTCCGACGGCGGGCAGCAGGCGCAGAGCAGCTCAGCGCCCTTCCAGCGGAACTCCTCGTAGGCCGCCAGCAAGTCGTCAAAAAAATCGTAGTAATACGGCAGGAAACGCACCTGGCTGGTCGTGGCCTGGGCCGTGTCCAGAAAGCCGAATGCCGCGCCGAAACCAGCAAACGGATTAGTCGCATACTTATCCTCGACTAGAGGCCGAAACGCGGTGTACGCCGCCGTGAGGGCCGCGCCCAGGGTTTGCGCCAGCTTCTCGCGCCGGAACACGTCAAAAAAGCCCCCAATACCTGCTGGGACGTGACCGGGCCCGTGTTGGGGACGTCGTAGCGAGGCAGGCGCAGGTCGGGCAGGGCGAGGCGGGCTTGCAGAACGCTGTGCACGTCGGTGGGGGTGAGGCCCGCACCGAGCTTATTGGCCGCCGCAACGATGTTGGTCAGGTCCGCTACCCGAATCAGCAAGCGCCGCACTGTGGCTTTTACCTCGGCGCCCCGGTCGTCGCAGTTATTGGGGCTGCAGTTGCGCAGCCCTTCTTTCTTGAGCTCCAGAAACAGTAATACGGCTTTGTCGGCCAGAAAATCGGCGGGCGTGCCCAGCACCGTAGTGTTGGGCTCACCGGCCGGAAACAGCTCCCACAGCGGGTATTGCGCCTTGGAAGCCGGATCAATAAAGGGGCGATATTCCAGCTCCTTGGGTAGGGTATACTCCGCGCGGTACGCCACCAGGTGTACTTCGTCGGGCTCCACCATCAGGTAGCCTTCCGAAGTAATGCCGCAGCCTTTGGTAAGGTGAATAACGGCCGCACCCGCCGTCGACGTGAGTTGAATTTCCAGCCCGCAGACGATGCCAATACCAATGAGGTTGGCGCGCGTCAGCCGCTCCTGCTCGTCCAAATAGGTAAAGACCTGATTTAGATGCGCATTGGTGAGCACCTGATTGGCCTCGAAGACCGGGTAAGTTGCTTGTGTCGGTCGCATGGCGAAGGGCGGTTGTTAACCATTTAAAAGAGATTCGCTCGGGTGGTGTGCGGGGCGCTGGGGGCATTTTTAGGTTCTGTTGTGGCCCCGAGGGAGGGTTAGATAATTGGAATTCGGGCCGACGAGTAGGAATATTATCTGCTGGGGCGTCGGCCTGCAGGGCTGGCACTACGGGGAGTTGCCGAGGGCGGTGCTGCCCAGCCGCACCGGGTTTTGGTCGCTGCCGTCGTCGCAGTCGTGGAGGGTGGCGCTGGGGTAGGTGTTGCGTAGCTGGCTGAGCAGGTTTACCACCACCCGCAGGCGATACGACACTTCCCGGTACGCCGTATAGCGCTCCTGCAGCAGCGCTTCGAGCGCGGCCGCCGTGTCGCTGGCCGCCTGGAAGGTGAAGTCGGGGCAGAGCGTTACCGGTTCGGGAGTGAATGCGGAGAAGTCGCTGAAAGCCCGGCCCGCCGCTACGTTGGCTTCCATCCAATCCGAAAAAGCCCCCCGTACTGCGCTACGATGGTGGCGGCACAAGCGCACAGCGCCGCCGCGGGCGAGCCCGCCGACGTGGGATAGGAGGCTACTCCCGCCCGCAAGATGGCTTCTGCGCGCTCCTGGAGGCGTTCCTCCGTCCAGTCGAAAGCCGCATTCGCCGTCAGCCACGCGCACCAGGCGTCCTCAAACCGCTCGAACTGCCAACCGGTGAGTGCGGTTTGAGCAAAATAGCCCCCCAGAACCGCCTGAACTTCATCCCACAGAGCATCCGTCAAAATGGTCGTGCAAGCAAAATCCGATGGCGAAAGAGTGGCCGAAAATTCAGCCTTCAATTGGGCCGCCAGCGCATCACGCTGCCAGTAGGTCAGGGTTTTGTCGGCGTACCAGCGCCGGAATACGGCGCTGAACGCTGCATACAGCCTAAGCGCGCAAGCGCAGGCCTCCGCCTCCGACGGCCGGGTGCCCTCTGCGGTCAAGCCTTTACTAGTGAATACGTTGGCTAGCTCCATGACTACCGCGTCGCACGGGTCTTCTAGAAATCCATCGTTGCCGACCCAGCAGGTTTTTTCCAGCAGATGAGCGGGCGTTTCCTGCTGAATGGTGCGGTTGGCAAACCCCCGCAGCTCCAGATTGGTACTGAAGGGAGCGGTCCAGCCCGGCAGCACCAAGGTAAGCCGAAAGGAGTAGGGGTCTTCCTCGCCGCAGGTAGTGCAGGCACCGTCGGAGCAGGCTGGGTAGAGCGCATCGCCGGGAAACTTGGGCCGCAGCAGCAAGTGCTCCACCACCATAGCCCGCGCGTGGCTGCTCCATGTCAGCAATTCTTCCCGCAGCGCCTCGGCTGCCGCTTTGGTTGGTAACAAGTGAGGATGCTGCCCCAGCGGATTGCCGCTTTTATCCTGCAGCGTAAGCCGAAACTGCTCGGTTTCAGGAACTATGGCATAGGCAGTGGGCTGAATCATCTGCTTCAGGATCTCCCGAAAGGCCTCCTGGGTCGCGGCTTCTTCACTGGGGCCGCTATGGTTAATTGTGCCGGCCAGCCACCGCTTGTTATGCTGGTCTTGCAGCTGAAAATCAGTGAGCGTAAACGACCCCGGCGCGGTCCCCGTCAGCGTGCCCGAAAACGCAAGATCGGGGTAACCTAAAAGCAGGTGGATGCGGCGCTTGAGGCCCGCAATGTTAGCTGGGGCGCAGGGCGCTTGCTTATAGGAAAATGCTTTGCCCCGATCGTGGCTGATGAGCGGGTAGGCTTTCAGGAACGCGAGTTTATCGTCTATCAGGCGCGCCTGGCCTACTTCCTGGCCTTGCAGGCTGGTGAGC
The window above is part of the Hymenobacter radiodurans genome. Proteins encoded here:
- a CDS encoding SprB repeat-containing protein, which produces MFRREKLAQTLGAALTAAYTAFRPLVEDKYATNPFAGFGAAFGFLDTAQATTSQVRFLPYYYDFFDDLLAAYEEFRWKGAELLCACCPPSELFPRHLMLGAVQPASVPNAALYRQSFLSSAALSGCEQQSTEVSGLFQRLVEMVAQFTTNPPLPKAATSSRVDGHIRLTPSQLGSGPISDKAIPYYYQQTGTPPLYQVWSPQKTRRGRANQNLSYRADEYAPAPPTFVLQPLRYDLEPHNFLRVEGHLGKNYQSVLTTLLGLKTRHRLPIDIIALRTGAFDATMPVDLSDADCRFQDLDTLYDTLRAELTCFLCKQTQYFYDLPFERRTKVTAPAKPKLPLLAQCAPDFLVQPQTLGRFFEDWYSNLPAGALPELDPSVIINFLNTQNVGQSNAIIFYLLVYITKLYEQLTPDLRQLDFARLEKRHQDLASVTEAIEREREETTANLEGNAALLRWEELDDRLEDILYNCRLEAFRALLTEYQRRLTELKQKQFLSYFLRQHPGIQHKAGVPLGGTFIVVYHDDPDQRRPGLGLRRFDLTNLPATAFTRAVTSLAEAGRLNSQAVSEALGRISANKELVVDEDVRFILGTLTGMAPNLSAVAPPAPQNEAEKVIAAAVNELADGTVIADFFLPYLCCSDCAPVQFVLPKAPPTFTIQVGCTNPNNEAEVQVTPEGGLPPYSLKLDTQEYRPLSGAILVSAGSHTLTLRDAEAVESAPQPVVIAPQLRLLEPVFDCVGDNNEYVVGMQVSGGTPPFSANRGTVDSTAYLSDALPGDTETEIIITDSRHCTATQRVQHSCRQPLAFTTQLGCTTANNGAAVEITPTGGTAPYQVQVNDGEFAPLHGPVTLPVGAHRLVLRDAAGTTTEAQRVEIAPQLLLQETDFTCEGSAAYRSFIRITGGTPPYLFKGAPVTGDSLVTEPIASGTSAVIEVEDQQGCTASVEVKHSCEQPCELPCDGQSRRGAYRLWLQPPVEGAPYEAYRQDGEVKFRFNDKDFALEGAATLVQIPNGQLNGNFRNAIGGAIKKLNERIQQALTAEFGAELGPTAWC